In Lodderomyces elongisporus chromosome 1, complete sequence, the DNA window AAACAAGAGTTTTTGGACCTTGAGGCATATTTCCCATTTGATCCACTCGTGTTACCCTTGAGCAAGAGGATAGTGAGAGTAAATTTTGTAGAGTGGTCAGAGGTCAACCCcgaggaagaagatgacgaagatAGTGGTTCTGGAAGCCATATagacgacgatgatgaagaggaagatgaagaggaagatgaagaagacgaagaggatgatggtgatagtAGTAGTGACGAAGAGGATGATGACGAAGCTAGTGACGACGATTCAATGAATGAGGATGATTAAGGGGTAGTCGCATAGTTATTAATAAACGGTATTGATAAAGTCCTTCACTTTTGCTCTTACttctattctattttgctaaaaaaaggagacTTTAATCAGGAGTTTCTTTAATCTGTCAACGGGAATGAAAAATATAGATCAAATACAAAGACAagataaaaacaaaaattaaagaagcaaaaaaaaaaaaaatgtatacCGCTTCAACTCAAATTTGTGTAATCTTTTCAGCCGCCACAGTTTATCACCTTTTCCAATCAAAATTTGACGTGATCTATTAATATGCCAATTGAccatatattttttttttatattccCTCCACTAACTACTTTGTcaactcttcttcttcttcttcctttcccAATTGCtaaatttttgcaacaacaatagatATGTCAAACAATAGAATAatatctttgtttctttttctattttcccTTGCATTGTTCTCGGATTATAATTGGGTCAGAACTCAAAGATAAATTAATTTAGATGGTTTCTAATCCTTGCTAACAATCAAGAGCCACAATGACGATGCTTGATAAAATATATTATTGAACGTTAATTCGTTTGTAGAGATCTTTCAAACCGTTGTTGCCAACAACATGTATGCGGAATAATACCATTTTTCCTCACAaagtaaaacaaatttgGTGTCATTTTCATAGCAATGGGGAGGTTCAAAAACTAACCAAGGAATGATAAGCACGTTTTATTGATGGGATGAATTGCCACAGGAAACAGTAGCTCACCAGCCGATTCCCGAGATATTGGTatacaaatgaaaaaaaaactatggCTTTGTCCGTCGATATACACCGATTTGAATGGAGGTTTTTTACCTATACATGTATAcatgtatacatacatatgtatatattcatATCGAGATATATGAGGAGGGAACATTGCATAAAAGACCTTCTTTGCtaaatttcttcttctacttcttcgtcttcttcttcttcttcgcttgttgtatttttaaaaacatATTCAACTAAGGTTTAAGCAAAAATGGAGCCATCATTAACTCAAGGAGCTGGCTACGGCCTTATTGTTGGGGGCGGTGCATTTTTTGCTATTGTGATGAACTATGTCACTTTTCTCCAAAACAAGTATAGTGCCCATAACTCGAAGAAAGTTGATGAGTTTGTTAGTGGCAGTAGAAACGTTGGTTTTGGACTTTTACTAAGCGGTATTTTGTCAAATTGGACATGGAGTTTAACTCTTTTGGAATCTGCAGTAAAATCATATGATATTGGGATCTCGGGGAGTTACTGGTATGCCATCGGTGGTATGTTACAAGTCAGCGTGTTCTCAGTTGTCTCTTCCAAAATCAAGAAGAATGCCAATTTGGTGACTACATTTCCCGAAATGGCGTATTTTCGATTCGGTAAAGCTGGCCATTTGAGTTTCTTGTGGTGTGGCTTTGTGTGCAATTCGATTGTGAGCAGCTGTATCTTACTAGGCGGCTCGGCCGTGTTCCATGCCGTCACTGGTGTAAGTCAATATGCTACGTTGTTCCTCATTCCATTCGGCTGCGCCGTGTATGTGAGTTTTGGTGGATTGAGGGCAACATTCATTTCAGATGCCACACATACCTGTATTATCTTGGTGTTCATAATTGTGTTCACCCTAGAAGTTTATTATGGAAACGATAAGATTGGATCTCCTCGTAAATTGTGGGAGATGTTGCAGTCATTACCCCCAGTTGATGACAACTACCATGGTTCATATTTGACTTTTAGATCGCAGCAAGGTGCCATTTTTTCCGTTATCAGTTGTATTACCGGTTTTGGATTGGTTGTCAATGACCAAGCATATTTGTCTAGGGCAGTGGCAGCTGACCCCAGAATTACTTCTAGAGCATATTTCTTTGCGTCAATTTGTTGGTTTGTTATACCTTTTGCAATGGGTGCAGGTTTGGGTCTTGGTGCAAGAGCATTAACTGTTTACCCCGATTTCCCCAAACTTTCTGATTTTGAAGTTGGTGAAGGTCTTCCGCCAGTGGCATGTGCTACATATCTCATGGGTAAAACGGGGTCAGCAATGATCTTGGTTATGATATTCTTTTCAGTCacttcttccttctctGGTGAGCTTATTGGGACATCAACATTGATTTCCTACGATATTTACAAGAGGTACTATAAACCTGATGCCAAACCAAATCAAGTTGTTAGAGTAGCCAAGATTAGTGTATTTGGTTGGGCCATTTTCTCGTCTTGCTTAGCTTCCATATTTTATGGTGCGGCCAAGATATCTATGGGATGGCTCTTTAACTTTTTGGGCTGCGCCACTGCAGCTGGTGTGTTCCCTATAGCATTGTCATTTGTATGGAAAGACCTAAACAAAGTAGGTGCTGTTGGTGGGTCAATTGGGGGCATGGTTCTAGCCATTATGGCGTGGTTGATTGCATGCTATAAATTAACGGGTGAGATTACTGTGACAAACTTGTCACTGCAATGGGTATCGTTTACTGGAAATGCTGTGGCATTGGCTTTTGGAGGTATTATTTCAATTACTGCATCGTTAATATCACCGGCAaattttgactttgaaaagACCAGGAACAGAACAAGCTTAATGCctaaaagtaaagaaatgGAGATTGTGGAGAATAGTAGCAGTGATGGAGAGCTGGTGTTgggaaaaatagaaagcaAGGTTGAAAGTgcagagaaaagagaaagagagaagaatgCGGCggtggtaatggtggaTGTGGTCCTACTGAAGGATGTAAAAAATGAAGCAGAAAGTAAGTCAATTGAGAAGGCAAGGAGTAAAGCAAACGACAATAAAAATGATTCTGAAATTGAACAAGATCTAGTCGATATTGAATCTAGCACAAGTAATTCTGAGTTGGATATGAATCTTGATGCAGTGATTGACCATAAGCATCTTGATCATCAATTTAAAAAGTATTGTGGTCTTGTTGCTCTTGCTGTACTAATATTGGTTTTTGTCATACCTGTACCCTTGGGTGCAAGTCCCTATATATTCAGCCCTCACTTTTTGGAGGGAGtggttattattatcatcatatggttgttttgttcattGTTTTATGTGGTAATCTTACCAATAGTCGAGGCAAGAAAGAGTATTTGGCGTATCTTCAAGGCCTCAGTACTGTTCAGGAAAGATAAAAGCCAAGAGTAATTGGGTGGTCGCAGGTAGCatagtcaaaaaaaaaaaaacaaacaacaacataacCAGTGGCTGCAAATAATGTGTTGATATATTTACatattaaattttttcatttagtTTTTGTACTCCAaataagtttttttttttttttctttaagaaaaaaagtttctCTCTTCAAAACCACAAtaggtgaaaaaaaaagggttaaaaaaaaagaaaggaagttTCTATGTCGCACAAAGTGTCTTGTTTTAATGAGTGTAAAATTTGCGACAGCATCTCTTTTAGTGATGCCCTTATTGAAATTCTCTAAATTTGAAacctatatatatatatctatatttgtatatgtatatgtatatctTTTCAAAGCTCAACTACCAAACCATTTTGGAAAGTAAAATCTCAACTTCATTACATCAAGTATGAGCCAAGAAAATAGCGGGAGAGTGACTCTTCAAGAGTTGATCCAGAAGCCGCAGGATATATTCAAGCTCAAGCTCAAGCTCAAGCTCCAAGATGGTAGTTTGGAGGGAGAATCTTGTGCAAACTTGTTCAATGAACTTACAAAGACCATAATCAATCCACTTGTCAACAAATACTCTGTTTTGGATGAGCTATATATCGATGGATTAGATTCGACCCAAGTGTTTGGTCAGACCAAGATAGTGCTCGATGGCATCGGGAGGCGTTTATTGACTGAGGATATCCCACAAATTAAGGAGAAATTGCAAGACGACGACAGAGAGGAAGGAGATGAGGAAGGAGGAAATGGCGAAGAAAGCGAAGAGGAGAGCGAGGCTGAATTTGGAAAGATTCAAAAACCAGAATTGGAAGAATTTGACGATGATGAGGTGAGCGAAGATTCTCAAGAATATCCAAGTGacgaggaagaggaagaagaagatggagaTGAAGTGGAAACTTTAGTAGGAAAAGATGACCATGAAAAAGgtgttggtattggtaCCGATTCCGAaggtgatgatggtgaagaTACAGATGTCTCACAAGGAGATGGCAAAGAGGTGCAGAAGGATGCTTTTGGTCTCAATGACGGTTTCTTTGATATTGACCAATACAACAAGCAAGTTCTTGCCATGGAGAAGGAAGATAactttgatgatgaagatgaagatgatgaagaagagattgattgttttgcaaGTCTAAGTGATGAAGGAGATGGCGATGATGAGAATGgcgaagaagaacaaatgGATTATTATGATGACTTTTATGACAAACCAGGAAAATTTCAGAATAAATCAAACAAGGGTAGGAAAAGTAAACAGGaagacgacgacgacgatgatgaagatgacggAGAAGTGAGCGAATATGATTTTGGCGATGAAGAGTATGATAAAGCAATTGACTCTGCTAGACTAGACCTATTTGCAGATGAAAGTAGTTCAAAGCCGCCAAAGAATAACAAGACAGAAAACTTGTCTTCgtttgaaaaacaacagcGTGCTTTGCAACAGGAGATTGCTAAGCTTGAAGCCGAGCTTGTTGCCGATAAGAAATGGACATTGAAAGGTGAAGTGACATCGAATGAGAGACCGAAGGAGTCATTGTTAGAGGAGAATGAGTTGGCTTTTGATCGTACTGCTAAGCCCGTACCAACAATCACTGAGGAAGTTACTGAGTCTATTGAGGATTTGATcagaaagagaataaagGAAGATGACTTTAATGATTTGCCAAGACGAATAGTGCAAGACTTGTCTAGATTCCATAAAGGCCCGCAAGCTGAAGTATCGGAGCAAAAATCAACACGAACCTTGGCTGAGCTTTACGATGATGAGTACAACCAAGTTGATgcacaacaagaacaattgAATGAGGAAGAGAAACGACAGCACGATGAAATAAGTGAGTTGTTTATGACGGTGACACACAAGCTTGATGCGTTATGCTCTGCTCATTTTATTCCTAAACCCCacgaaaagaagaatattgAGATTAAAGTGACCGATGCTAGTGCACCTTCGATAAGCATGGAGGATGCACAACCATTGCACATTTCAAACGAGGCCCAATTAGCGCCGCAGGAAATATACAAGATCGGAGATGATGCTGTCAAAGGAGACGGAGTTAAGGGTAAATCCGAAGTGCAATTGAAATCGGGACTTTCGTATTCAAAGGATGAAATTGACCGTGATGAGAAACAGAGGCTTAGGAGagcaaacaaaagaaagaaggctAAAAACTTTAGGGAGCGAGAGGAATATAAGAGACAACGGACAATGCAAGAGCCGAAATCTAAGGAGAGAAGAACCGGTGCTGGCGAAGTTATTGATACCTTGTCGAGGGCAAAGAATGTTACAGTTATTGGTAAGAAGGGAGAATTGCGCGATGCCAAGGGtaatttgaagaagagcaaTGCTCCACAAACATCGACCAACTTCAAGTTGTAAGGAGTGCGGATGATACGAAAAGACGAAAGgaggaagaaataaagaataaaaaataaaaaataaaaaataaaacaacaacaacaacgttGCATTGTGTGGAGATTAATAGCGGGTGTAATTTGTATAATCAAAGGAACAaatgtatacatacatacatacatacatatatatatatatatatatatatatatatatatattgggTTCTGGGCGTGAATCAAAGAAcaccaaagaaaaatagagaatGGTTTAAATATCAAAAATTAGTAGAATCATATTAACAATTAAATGTAAGCCATTTCTTCACCACTGGTGATGGAAAGCAAGACAcaacttattttttttgttcaagttATATAATGTATAAACGCTCGGTTATAAGCGTTGAAATGTAGAAGAGTGTAAAGGGCAACCAtacaaggaaaaaagagcGCGTGTTGCACTTTAAAGTCGAAATAACTGGCATTATCGGTAATAAATTGattgtctctctctctcccatttcttttctgtcatgattaattttaattaattttttttaaaaaaatgaaggcTTATCTCCTGTGAAGTAAAATGTACAACTTTTGttgttcatttttcttttcctttcaaaCCAAGCTAATGAACAACAGAATAGCAGGTATTTCATgttaatcttttttcttttttgtttttttttctttcaaagaACTGATTAGACTTCATCTACAAAGAGTAATGCTAAAGAGCATCTAATTCAAAATTTACAGATAAAGACTCGTCCATCTGTAATTTAACAGTTAGTTGTCTTTAGAAATGCCTGAAACATTACGAAATCCGTGGAAACTTAGGTGAAAAATTATAACCGTAACATAAAGAACAATACTAAATatatgttctttttctctctctattaattttttttttttaggcGTTCGGCACTTGTATGCTACAAATGTTTGGCGTTAAATTATATCGGACAATTGACGAATCTTATCAGCTTTAAAGAACAAACCACCTTCCTACTACTACTCAtttacttt includes these proteins:
- the DUR4 gene encoding urea permease translates to MEPSLTQGAGYGLIVGGGAFFAIVMNYVTFLQNKYSAHNSKKVDEFVSGSRNVGFGLLLSGILSNWTWSLTLLESAVKSYDIGISGSYWYAIGGMLQVSVFSVVSSKIKKNANLVTTFPEMAYFRFGKAGHLSFLWCGFVCNSIVSSCILLGGSAVFHAVTGVSQYATLFLIPFGCAVYVSFGGLRATFISDATHTCIILVFIIVFTLEVYYGNDKIGSPRKLWEMLQSLPPVDDNYHGSYLTFRSQQGAIFSVISCITGFGLVVNDQAYLSRAVAADPRITSRAYFFASICWFVIPFAMGAGLGLGARALTVYPDFPKLSDFEVGEGLPPVACATYLMGKTGSAMILVMIFFSVTSSFSGELIGTSTLISYDIYKRYYKPDAKPNQVVRVAKISVFGWAIFSSCLASIFYGAAKISMGWLFNFLGCATAAGVFPIALSFVWKDLNKVGAVGGSIGGMVLAIMAWLIACYKLTGEITVTNLSSQWVSFTGNAVALAFGGIISITASLISPANFDFEKTRNRTSLMPKSKEMEIVENSSSDGESVLGKIESKVESAEKREREKNAAVVMVDVVLSKDVKNEAESKSIEKARSKANDNKNDSEIEQDLVDIESSTSNSELDMNLDAVIDHKHLDHQFKKYCGLVALAVLILVFVIPVPLGASPYIFSPHFLEGVVIIIIIWLFCSLFYVVILPIVEARKSIWRIFKASVSFRKDKSQE
- the MPP10 gene encoding U3 snoRNP protein (BUSCO:EOG09263ROQ), with the protein product MSQENSGRVTLQELIQKPQDIFKLKLKLKLQDGSLEGESCANLFNELTKTIINPLVNKYSVLDELYIDGLDSTQVFGQTKIVLDGIGRRLLTEDIPQIKEKLQDDDREEGDEEGGNGEESEEESEAEFGKIQKPELEEFDDDEVSEDSQEYPSDEEEEEEDGDEVETLVGKDDHEKGVGIGTDSEGDDGEDTDVSQGDGKEVQKDAFGLNDGFFDIDQYNKQVLAMEKEDNFDDEDEDDEEEIDCFASLSDEGDGDDENGEEEQMDYYDDFYDKPGKFQNKSNKGRKSKQEDDDDDDEDDGEVSEYDFGDEEYDKAIDSARLDLFADESSSKPPKNNKTENLSSFEKQQRALQQEIAKLEAELVADKKWTLKGEVTSNERPKESLLEENELAFDRTAKPVPTITEEVTESIEDLIRKRIKEDDFNDLPRRIVQDLSRFHKGPQAEVSEQKSTRTLAELYDDEYNQVDAQQEQLNEEEKRQHDEISELFMTVTHKLDALCSAHFIPKPHEKKNIEIKVTDASAPSISMEDAQPLHISNEAQLAPQEIYKIGDDAVKGDGVKGKSEVQLKSGLSYSKDEIDRDEKQRLRRANKRKKAKNFREREEYKRQRTMQEPKSKERRTGAGEVIDTLSRAKNVTVIGKKGELRDAKGNLKKSNAPQTSTNFKL